DNA sequence from the Marinilongibacter aquaticus genome:
AATCGTCGTTGCCGCTGGCAACAAGAAATATTTCGCGAAAAACCCTTAACCCATAGGTCAAAATCTGCTTTTGTTCTTCTTTGCTCTTTCCATCGAAGATGTCGGCCATGGGCACCAAATCCAACAACTTAAAGGCATAGGCTTGCCGCATCCAATCGGCAAACCAAGTATGCATTCCTTCGTTTTTCGAGGACACGAGACTTCTGGCAGCGTGCATACTCCCTTCGGCCAAAACACTCAACTCTTCAGCTTTTTCTCTGGGCAAACCGCTATCCAGAAAAAATTGTACGATATCCTCATCGCTGAACTTGGGCACGGCAAAACGCTGTGCACGCGACAAAATGGTGGTAAGCAAGTTTTGGGCATCATTGCAAACCAAAAGGAAAATGGTTTTCTCGGGCGGTTCTTCCAACAATTTGAGCAAGGCATTGGCCGTGGCTATACTCAAATATTCAGGCAGCCAGATATAGACCAATTTATAGCCTCCTTCAAAGGGTTTTAAAGACATTTGGCCAATTAATTTCCTAGCCTCTTCCACCGGAATATTTCCTTGCTTTATGCCTATTTTTTCAAACCAATCGGTGCTGTTTTGATATGGACTTTCGAGCACAAACTCACGCCATTCTTTTAGAAAGTTCTCAGACAACACCTTTTTTCCTCCGGCTGTAGGAAAAACAAAAGTTACATCGGGATGAATCAGCTTGTTCATTTTATTGCAGGCTCCGCATTCGCCGCAAGCATCGAATTCTCCCGGATTTTCGCAATTCAGATACGCACCAAAAGCCAAAGCCAAAGCCAAGTTGCCCGAACCTACTGCACCGTGAAACAAAAGGGCGTGGGCCACATGATTTTGCTTCACACCATGCACAAGTGTCTTCTTCTCTTTTTCCAGACCTATAATCTCATCAAACCGCATCTTTCTGTTTGCCTTTGATGAACATTAAAATTTCTGTTTCTTCTTCCGTAAGTTGAGTATTTCTTCGGCTCATGGTCGCATTGATCACCTCAATGGCCTTTTCAAACCGATACGGTTCATAACCTTCTGCAGCTCCACCCCACGAAAACGAGCGAATAATTTTGGATTGAAAGCCCGCTCCAAAAACATTGCAACACACGCCTACGACCGACCCTGTATTGAACATCGTACTGATTCCTGCTTTGGAATAATCGCCCATAAAAGTACCGACAAAAGTTTCTCCGGTCGAAGTCATTTCATCTGTCAAATAGTCGAACAGCTTTACCGTACCGTAGTCGTTTTTCAAATTCGATGCATTGGTATTGGCTCCCAAATTGCACCATTCTCCGATATAAGAATTGCCCAGAAAACCATCGTGGGCTTTATTCGAAGAAGCATAAAATATGGTGTTGCCCACTTCGCCGCCCACACGACAAGCCGGGCCAAGTGTCACGTTGTTTCGGATTTTCGCTCCGTAAGCCACTTTGGCTTCAGGACCAATGCTGCTTGGGCCAAGAATGATGGCTCCTTCTTGCACAATGGCATCTTTACCAATATACACGGGGCCGTCTTCGGCGTTGATGATGGCCGCTTTGATTTGCACACCTTCTTCCACGAAAATTTGATTTTCGCCGTACACACGCGTATGCGGATCGGCAATGCCCGCAGATTGACGCCCTGCCGTTATATAGCGAAAGTCTTCCCGAATTTCGTCTCCGTTGTTCAGAAAAAGATCGGGAAGGTGTTTGATAGTCCGTGAATCAGCGGGTTCGAGTTCAGAAATTTTCGAGGCTCGTGTCAATTCCTGCGATGTCAGCTTTTCCTCCCCTCTGTAGGCCACCACCTCGAATCCAGAAACAATCACACCACCTATTTCTAATTTTTCAATTAGCCCGATCAAAGTGTCGGTTGGTAAAAAGGACGAATTCACGAAATAGTTATCGTCCGTTTTGACCATTGCGAATTTTGTGGCCAAATATCCTTCAGTATAAAAGGACACTTGGGCATTCAAACGCTTCTCCCACTTTTCTTTGATAGTCAGTATGCCTACACGCAAGCTTCCGATGGGTCGTGTGAGTGTAAGGGGTTTCAGGTGTTTCCTGAAATCAGAATCTTCGAACAGGATTATATTCATATCGAACAAATTTAAAGGCAATTTGCTCAATCTTACAATTCTGGACTATGAATTTCTCTGAAAATAAGCTTATTGCTTGGCGGTCATTTCGATAGCCATTTTCACTGCATTGTAGGCATTCACTTCGCCACCTGTAACGCTCAATGTACCGAATTTAACCAGATCATCTGTACCCGGCTTTTTCACCACTTCTTCGCTTAGGTTAGTCACCGATTTGAGCAGTATTTCTTTCACCTGAGCGGCCGTCAAAGTCGGAAAATACGATTCGATCAAAGCCGCCACGCCCGTCACTGCCGGAGCGGCCATGCTCGTGCCTTGCTTTTCTTCGTATTTTGAACCCGGCACAGAAGAATAAATGGCCACTCCCGGAGCAAATACATCCACTTCATGCTGACCGTAATTGCTGAAGTTGGCCACCATCTCTTCTCCCTCTTTGTACGAAAGAGCCCCTACGGTAATCCAATTTTCGGCTTCGCCTCCAGAAAGATATTGCTTTGTGGGATAATGATTGGTTTTATCGATGTCTTCATTCTCATTTCCGGCAGCCGCTACAATCAATACACCCTTTTCTTGGGCATATTTTACGGCCTCATCCACCCATTTCTTTTCGGGCGAATACGGTTTACCGAAACTCATATTGATTATACGTGCCCCGTTGTCTGCCGCATAGCGAATGGCATTGGCCACATCTTTGTCACGTTCGTCGCCATCGGGCACGGTACGCACAACCATGATTTCCACATTATCGGCTACACCCAAAATACCCAAGTCGTTGTGCCTGTCGGCTGCAATAATACCCGAAACATGCGTTCCGTGCATTGCATTGGGCCCTATCACTTCGTTGTTACCGTATTTTCCGTACTCCAATTTATCGGGGTTGTCACCTACAATATCTCTGGCATTGTAATCCAAATTGTAATTGTAATTCAACTGCCCCTTGAAATGGTCGATCCCCTCTTGAATGGCCGCTTCATTGGCTCCTTGATCGGCCAAATACAACCAATACTTCTTCGCCTGACGCACTTTAATGTCTGCGGTTTCATCTGCTATGCCTTCTACATCGGCCTTGGTCAAATCCTTTTTGCCCAACTCGTTTCTTAGAAGGTCTTGAGCAGCCTGATAATTTTTCAACAAGCCCTCGTACATGGGTAAATATTGAGCTGCTTCGGCCTTTTTCTCGGCAATTTCCCTTTTGATTTTTTGGTATTCGTTGTACTCGTTTTTGAATTTCCGCACCTTTCTCTTTTTCGGATGCTCCCCAAAAAACTTATCGTACTTTACCATCAACCGGGCCGACTCCAATTGTTCTTGCTTGACATCACGCCCATCGGCACCTCCAATGAAATCCCAGCCGTTCACATCATCCACAAAGCCATTCTTGTCGTCGTCCACACCGTTTCCGGGCACCTCATCGGTATTCACCCAAATCTTGCTCTTGAGGTCTTCGTGTTCGATATCGACTCCAGAATCCACCACGCCGACAATCACTTTTTGCGATTTACGCCCTTTGAGCAATTCATTATAAGCCTTTTCCACGCTCATGCCCCGCACACCATCTTGGGCATAATCCAAATTAAACCAATTCGCTTTTGTTTGTAATTCTTGTGCGAATGCACTTCCAAGCGTGCCAAGCAATACGACTAAACTAAGAAATTTCTGCATCAAAGTGAGATTTGATAAATAGGCTGCGAAATAAGCAATTAACTAGCACAGTAAGAAACATATTGTACATAAATGGCCTATTTTGGTACTAATTTTATTTAATCCGTACCTCAATCGGATTATCTCCCAGCATTTTCGGAGAAGAAATCTCGATACGCGAAACGGGTATGCCCAACGCAAACAATTCATAACGCAAAGCATAGGCTCGATCATTGGCCAATTGCGAATTGCTCCCCACACCTTTTATTTCGATTTTATTGCTCGGATTTTTATTTAAATATCTGACAAGCTCGGCCACTTGCCCAATCCGATCGATCTCGGCACTTTCCGATTTGAAATTCAGCCCGCTCACTCCAAAGGATGCACCTGCATTCGCCAGTTTTTCAGCCATTGGACGGTTGTCCGTGGTCTTATTGGGGTCATCAGATTCCGGCTCGGTGTTTCTCACTGCGGGCACATAAGCTTTCGGGTTTTGCACTTTGGGCTTCTCGGCCACAGGCTTTGGCACATTGCTCGTTGCAGGGTTATTTTTTTCAGGAACAGTTGCCTTTTCAGGTACCGCTGCTTTCTCATCAGGCGGATAAACTTCTGAATTTTCGGGCTCTTCCGTCTTATTTTCGGGAAGTCGTTCGATTTTGTCGAGTACATGCGTTTCGCGGTCGGGTACATGAGCGATTGCCCCAAGTCCTTTATCTTCCGCCATGCGATCCCGAAATGCAAAATATACAGCACCAGCCAGTACCAAAGCCAACAAAACCCAAGTGAGCCTGTCGGGCTCGGGCTCTCCCTTTTTTTTCTTCTTTTTCGAACGCTTTCTTACCGGAAAAACCAATGGTTCTTCTTCCGTTTTCTCGATTTCTTCGCCCGTCAAAACAGAGGTGTGTACAGGCAAATTCACATCCAACTCTTCCACTTTTTCCTGTGCACGTAAGAAGCTGGCCAACTCTATCGGACCAAAGTTTTTGAGCATTCTCTCTTTTCCAATCACACCCAAAACCAAGGGTGAAGCCAAATTTTGCAAGGCTTCGGCCTGTTCGGCACCGAAACCGAAATTGCTCTCCAAAAAATGTATTCTTTCTTTGAACCGACTGCCCAAGAAATAAGAATTGATGTTTCGGCCAATGGAAACCAGAAGGTCCAACTTTTCATCCTGCTCGGCAATGTTGTGCAAATTGTTCAGCAAACTGCCCGTATGCCCGCCATCTTCGATGACTTGGAGTATGGATTTTGCCCCTCGCACGGTTTGTGCAATTTCAATAAGACCCCGCACAAAGTGATCAGAAGCCCACTCCAAAGCAAGCCTCAGCATTCGCGAGGGCTCGTCTAGATAAACCGCCAGTTTATCCAACACAGCGGCATCTATTTTTTGCATCAAGTTTTTTGTTACCTCCATTTTTTCAACTTAGCCAAATGCGGCCTCAAAAGAAGCACACATCGAAACGCTATCCAATATATAAAATGTACACTATTTAACCTGAACTCCCAAGACATCGAGAAAACAAAGATAATTGGGAGGCCTTATCCGAGGCGATTTTTGATCAGACTTTCTTCAATAGAAAGCACAATGTTACCACTTTCGAATACGCACTTCCTTTTAAACAGCAAACAAAGAAATGGCTTTAGCATTACACCACCCTCACCACGGCTGAAGATCGATTACCTTGCTTCAAAAGGATATCAAATTTGGATAATCTGATCAAAAAAGGTAGAGTTCAACAAATAGAAGTTAGAATTAGAAATACTTTTTACTTGTTTAAGTCAAACCCCTCGTCGCCTCTATTTTGGGTTTGATACAAATCAGATATAGACTTAGAATCAGCAACGCATGCAGGTCCTCTGAAATGATATTTTGACCAATGAAAGTTTTATTTATGGGTTAGAGCATTCAACAATACCTCAAGGAGCAATTGATAAACTGGTTAAAACTCCGTTTCCCCCAGCGGAGTCTCCGTCAGGGACTCCGCTGGGGGAAACGGAGTCTCCGTCAGGGACTCCGCGGATTTCACGCCAAAACACCGCTTTCAAAATGCATTTTCATCCTTTCCAGCAATTCCACATACTTATCGACCCCCTCTCGAATTTGACTCAAATGGATAAATTCATCGGCAGAATGCGACCTTGCCGAATCGCCAGGACCAAACTTCACCGTTTCGAAGGGCATCAAAGCTTGATCTGAAAGTGTGGGTGAACCGTAACAATGCAAACCCATTTCTTTGGCCACCAACCACACAGGATGTTCTTTCGAAACCCCACTCGAATTCAACCTGACAGAACGCGGCACCACCTCGCAAGACACATTTTCTTTGATGATTTCCAAAGTTTCATCCAAAGTATATGCATCCGTAACCCGTACATCGACCGTCATTTTACAGCGGTCTGGCACCACGTTGTGCTGCGTGCCGGCCTCTATTACGGTCAAGGACATTTTCATTTTGCCCAATGTATCCGAAACCTTGGCAAATTCGTATTCCGCAAACCATTGCATATCGATCAAAGCCTTTGTAATCGCATTTTCCCCTTCATCGCGAGCGGCATGCCCAGGTTTCCCGTAGGCATAACAATCCAAAACCAAAAGCCCCTTTTCGGCCACCGCCAAATCGAGGGAAGTAGGCTCTCCGACAATGCCAAAATCCAATTTGGGCAATTTGGGCAACAGGGCCTCAATCCCATGCTTTCCTGAGACTTCCTCCTCTGCCGTAGCCGCCAAAACCAAATTGAAAGGCAAATCTGGCCGATAATAAAAATGAGTAAATGCAGCCAGCAAAGCCACCAAAGGGCCACCTGCATCATTACTTCCCAAACCATAGAGTTTATCGTCTTCTACCGTTGGGGCAAAAGGATCTCGCGAATAACTGGCATTGGGTTTTACAGTATCGTGATGACTATTGAGCAAAACCGTGGGTTTTGCCTTGTCAAAGTGTGCATTCTTCGCCCATACATTGTTCATCAATCGAGAAAAAGGAATGTTTCTTTCCCGAAAATATTCCTCCAAAATATATGCCGTCCCCTCCTCTTCTCTACTGAAAGAGGGCTGGGCAATTAATTTTTTGAGCAATGCTATGGCATCTTCAGCCAAATGGGTTTCGGTTTTCATACTATATTTAGAGTTGAATTATCGTTCCTGCCGACTGGTTTTCTACCGCCATTTTCAAGTCGCCCGCTTCACAGATCGTCACGGTTTTCACACCGCTTTTCACGGCTTCAAAGGCATTATCGAGCTTTGGAATCATCCCATCAAAAATCACGCCTTCGGTGCGTAGCTCATAGTAATAGCCCAAATTAATGACCGGAATCACCGATTCGTCGTCGAAGGCATCCATGAGCACCCCTTTCTTTTCGAAACAAAAAACCACATGCACTTCGTAATCTTCGGCCAAGGCACGGGCAATTTCAGAAGTTTGGGTATCGGCATTGGTATTGAGCAAACCAAATTCGGGATTAAAAGACAAAGGAGCAAAAACTGGCGTTATTCCTTGTTTGAGCAACACACCAATAAACTCACCATCCACTTTTTCTACATCGCCCACAAAACCATAATCCACCTCTTTTACAGGCCTTTTCGCGGCCAATATCACCCCGGCATCGGCTCCGCTCAAGCCCAAGGCATTGGTGCCAAGGGATTGCAATTGCCCCACAATATTCTTGTTCACCAAGCCGCCGTATACCATTGTCACCACATCTCGCATAGCCGCATCGGTAATTCTGCGGCCGTTCACCATTTGTGTTTCGACACCCAAATCTTTAGCCACCCGTGTAGCGATTTTCCCTCCACCGTGCACCAAAATTTTATGGCCTTCCAATGCGGAAAAATCATTCAAAAACTGATCGAGTTTCTCTGTGTTATCAATGACGTTTCCGCCTATTTTAATGAGGTATACTTTTTCTTTCATTTATCTATTTCTGTTCAAATTCTCGTTTGTGAAAGTCCCCTTTTCACACTTTCAGGTCTACAAACTTAAACGAATTCCCATCAAACAAGCCTTTATCCGAGAGCTTTAAAGCCGGAATCACGAGCAAAGCCATAAAAGACAAAGACATATAAGGCGATATCAGTTTCGACCCCAATTCAAGCTTGGCAAACGCATCGATTTGTTCGTAATCCTTCGCCACCGTATGGGCATCTTTGTCGCTCATCAAGCCCGCCACAGGCAAGGGCAAAACACCCATTTTTTCTGCTGAAACCGCCGAGACTCCACCTTTCTCGCGGACAATCAAATTGATGGCCTCCACAATGTCCACATCGTTTACGCCCACGGCGATGATGTTGTGCGAATCGTGAGCGACAGACGAAGCAATTGCCCCTTCTTTCATGCCAAAACCATGAATAAAGCCTACGGCAGGTTCCTCATCCTGATAGCGGTTGTACACCACGAGCTTGAGGATATCTTGGTCTGTATCCGACACCAGTGTGTTGCCACTCATTCGCGGACTGATCTCAAAACTGTCTGTCATCAATTGGCCATCGTTCACTTTTATCACACGTACCTTACCCAAACGGTCGTCCATCTGCACTTGCACAGCTTCTGTGGTCAGTTCTCTGGTATTGAAATTGTTCACCACCTTGCTTCGCGGAGCAGCCAGCAAAGAACGCCCTTCCTTGGCCACGAGTTTTCCTTCGACATAGGTTTCCAAAACCTGAAATTCCTGCAAATTTTTCACTCGAATAAAGTCGGCGGGATCGCCCTCTTGAAGCAGCCCAACTTCGAGCCCATAATGTTTCACAGGATTGAGCGAGGCCATTCGTAACGCATCAAACAGGGCCACGCCCGCTTCCAGAGCTCTTGCTACCAATACATTGATGTGTCCTTTGATTAAATCGTCGGGATGTTTATCGTCCGAGCAAAACATCATTTGATGTGCCCAGTTTTTGGCCAAAGGAATCAGAGCTTCGAAATTTTTGGCCGCACTGCCTTCCCGAATCAAGACCTTCACTCCCAGTTTCAGTTTCTCCTCGGCTTCGGCAAAACTGAAACATTCGTGATCCGTGCTGATCCCTGCCGAGAAATAAGTCTCGGCATCGGCACCCCGAAGCCCTGGAGCATGCCCATCGATTACCTTGCCCAAACTTTTTGCAATCGCCAATTTGGCCATTACCTCTTCTTCTTTGTAAATCACACCAGGGAAATTCATCATTTCGGCCAGATAACCGATTTCAGGCTTTCTGAGCAGACGCTCCACCCCACGGGAGTCGATTGTAGCCCCAGCCGTTTCGAAACCTGTAGCCGGCACACAAGAAGGTGCCCCAAAACATACTTTGAATGGGCTTTGGTTTGCATCCTCGATCATGTACTCCACCCCTTTTTCGCCCAGCACATTGGCAATTTCATGCGGATCAGAAACCGAAGCCACGGTGCCGTGTACCAGAGCCATATTGCCGAAAACAGCGGGCGTAAGCATAGAACTCTCGATATGCACATGGGCATCGACAAAACCCGGCAACAGATAACTGTCATCCGGTTTCTCTTCACCCAAAATTTTAATGGTAAAAATGCGTTTGCCCTCGACGATGATCTCGCCCCAATGTATGCTGTCGTCAAAAATATTGACAATATTCCCTTGAATTACCTCCATGCCGTTTTCGCTTAGATGGCGAATTTACCGACATGTTTGGTAAAAGCCGAACTTTCGACCTAAAAGATTCCTTGGTTTCTTACTTCTCAGCAAACCTAAAACTAAGACGCCAAGCCATTGAATAATGCCGTGCATCACACCGATTCCGGGCTTAATCAGTTTGCTACTTCACTCAAGAATTTGATTCGCATAAGACGCAGTTCTTCTTCGGTCACTTCATCTTCGTAATCTTCAAAATCAGCCAAGGCCAGACGAATGTTGTCTGATTCGGCATTCATGAAATAATCATAGATGTCGTCCTGTTTGTCTTCATCAATTTCGCCATTGATGTAATAGTCGAGATTGAGTTTTGTGCCTGAGTAGCAAATGTTTTCGATTTCGCCGAGCAATTCATCGAAACTAATCCCTTTCGATTCCGCAATTTCATCGAGGCTCACTTTTCGATCCACTTGCTGAATAATGAAGATTTTAGTTTTCGACTTGTTCACTGCCGTTTTCACGACAAAATCTTCCGTAGTTTCGATGTCGTTGTCTTTCACATACTTCGAAACCAAATCGATAAAAGGTTTTCCAAACTTGCGGGCCTTTCCTTGCCCCACACCTTGAATCTGCGTCAAGGCGTCCATCGAAGTGGGATACGTAGTGGCCATTTCTTGAAGCGAGGGCTCTTGGAAAACCGCATAGTGCGGTATGCCCTGCTGCTTCCCGATTTTCTTCGTCAGAGCTTTCAGCATTTCGAGCAAAGCCTCGTCGGCCGCTCCTCCAGAACCACCCGGGGCCGAAGTCTGAATATCGTCGTCTCGACTGCCCTCGGCCTCGGAAAGGTCGTGGTCGTCGTACATTTCAATTTTATAAGGATCTTCGAGGTATTTCTTGCCCTTTGCAGTCAATTTCACCACCCCGTAATTATCGATATCCTTTTCTATGAAGCCGTAAACCAGCAATTGCCGCAACACCGAAACCCATTTGTCGGTTACGGTATATTCTTCCTGCTCTTCTTTGTCGGCATTTTTGCCTTTCGGCTTGAAAACCACCTCTTTTTGCTTGAAATACTTCAGGCCTTCTCCATATTGAGGCAGCTTATCGTGACCGTAGCTTACGATGTAATCATTGTTCGCCGTATTGGCCGTCAACATATCGGCAATATGCTGAATAGAGAAACGCTCTTCAGTGGCCAGCATGGCTTGCATGCCCAAAACAGCCTCTTTTTCCACTTGGAAAGTCTTTGTGGGTTTCTTGCAGTTATCACAAAAACCACAATTCTCATTCATAAACTCGCCAAAATAGCTGAGCAATTGCCTTCTTCGGCACACACCCAAAGTCGAGTACGCCACGATTTCCATCAGCAAAGCCTTGGCATTATCGCGTTCGGTTACGGTTTTATCCTTGTTGAATTTCTCCAACTTCAAAACGTCGTCGTAGGCATAGAACATAAGGCAATGCCCATCCAAACCATCTCTACCCGCACGGCCAGTCTCCTGATAATACCCTTCCAATGATTTCGGAGCATCGTAATGCACTACAAAACGCACATCGGGCTTATCAATTCCCATTCCGAAAGCGATAGTCGCCACCACTACATCGCAAGCTTCGTTCAGGAAAGCGTCTTGGTTTTTCATTCGCACGTCGGCATCCAAACCTGCATGATAAGGCAAGGCCTTCACGCCATTCACCGAAAGCAAACTGGCGATTTCTTCCACTTTCTTTCTGCTTAAGCAATATACGATTCCGCTTTTGCCCTTGTGCGAACTGATGAACTGAAGCAATTGCTTCTTCGGGTTTTTCTTGGGCCGTACTTCGTAATATAAATTCGCTCTATTGAACGAAGTTTTGAACAAAGTAGAATCGTCCATATTCAGATTCTTCTTGATGTCCATCTGCACTTTTGGCGTGGCCGTGGCAGTCAAGGCAATGATCGGCAGCCTTTCATCAATGCTTTCGATGATGCTGCGAATCTTGCGGTATTCTGGGCGGAAATCGTGCCCCCACTCGGATATACAGTGGGCCTCATCTACAGCCACAAAAGAAAGATTGGCTTGTTTCAAGAAGACCAGGTTGTCTTCTTTCGTCAATGATTCCGGAGCGATGTAGAGCAATTTGCACTCGCCTTCGAGCACACCCTTTTTCACCCGGTTCATTTCTGTTTTATTCAAAGTAGAGTTCAAAAACTGGGCGTTGATGCCAAAACCCTTCATCTGATCTACTTGGTTTTTCATCAATGCGATCAAAGGACTGATCACAACGGCAGTGCCTTCCAAAGAAATGGCCGGCAATTGATAACACAAGGATTTGCCCGCTCCGGTGGGCATGATCACGAAGGTATTGTTACCGTCTATTATGCTGTGAATGATTGCATCCTGCTGCCCTCTGAATTTATCGAATCCAAAAATCTCTTTGAGATTCTTTTTCAGTTTTTCTTCTATCGGTTTTTCCATCTTGATCAAACAACACATTAAACATTAACTTCCAACCGCAAAACTTTTCGAAGTCTACACCATTAAAGATAATCATTTCTTTTCAAATTCGGTGTACAAGCCCAAAGGGCCTCTTTGCTAAAGAAGCTATGTTATTTTTCAAGGCAAAAGATTCATACTTTTGCTCAATATTTAATCTTTAGTCAATTAAGTGAATACGAAAATAGATAAAAATATACTCGAAATCGGCAAAAAAGTCCTAAGTGCTGAGAGCGAGGCAATACTTTCTTTAAAAAGTTCAATTAACACCTCATTCCAAAAGGCAATCGACCTTATATTAGACTGCAAGGGAAAAGTTGTACTAACCGGAGTTGGCAAGAGTGCATTCATTGCACAAAAAATTTCGGCTACAATGAATTCAACAGGGCAACAAGCCGTTTTCTTGCACAGCTCAGATGCCCTGCATGGCGACA
Encoded proteins:
- a CDS encoding RecQ family ATP-dependent DNA helicase; translation: MEKPIEEKLKKNLKEIFGFDKFRGQQDAIIHSIIDGNNTFVIMPTGAGKSLCYQLPAISLEGTAVVISPLIALMKNQVDQMKGFGINAQFLNSTLNKTEMNRVKKGVLEGECKLLYIAPESLTKEDNLVFLKQANLSFVAVDEAHCISEWGHDFRPEYRKIRSIIESIDERLPIIALTATATPKVQMDIKKNLNMDDSTLFKTSFNRANLYYEVRPKKNPKKQLLQFISSHKGKSGIVYCLSRKKVEEIASLLSVNGVKALPYHAGLDADVRMKNQDAFLNEACDVVVATIAFGMGIDKPDVRFVVHYDAPKSLEGYYQETGRAGRDGLDGHCLMFYAYDDVLKLEKFNKDKTVTERDNAKALLMEIVAYSTLGVCRRRQLLSYFGEFMNENCGFCDNCKKPTKTFQVEKEAVLGMQAMLATEERFSIQHIADMLTANTANNDYIVSYGHDKLPQYGEGLKYFKQKEVVFKPKGKNADKEEQEEYTVTDKWVSVLRQLLVYGFIEKDIDNYGVVKLTAKGKKYLEDPYKIEMYDDHDLSEAEGSRDDDIQTSAPGGSGGAADEALLEMLKALTKKIGKQQGIPHYAVFQEPSLQEMATTYPTSMDALTQIQGVGQGKARKFGKPFIDLVSKYVKDNDIETTEDFVVKTAVNKSKTKIFIIQQVDRKVSLDEIAESKGISFDELLGEIENICYSGTKLNLDYYINGEIDEDKQDDIYDYFMNAESDNIRLALADFEDYEDEVTEEELRLMRIKFLSEVAN